From a region of the Besnoitia besnoiti strain Bb-Ger1 chromosome I, whole genome shotgun sequence genome:
- a CDS encoding site-specific recombinase, phage integrase family protein (encoded by transcript BESB_002840) — MSVQGELRIACLPCLFFFSAPAFFAPRARLPCLILSVVCLLVSPASAHPCRALQKCSLHAPNASLCASPFSVSTSSAFGAASSLLSRRLDFPTGHVSPPCLFLAADTGEQKSRHETFLALHAPAHPPSALSLARVARTHSFSSLASSSQLPYSTRFREAVRSKPCLHTALAEAHLRLGASAGKSGCPFLQRLTPLGRRGWLSPLGFLSSPSRPPFGLLTLPHASADRSPRRGTPLSASAASPSFPRALLGESLTPLRSLCKSIRTSLAMQCDARADFLSVVGGRFPSDPDGRGCLLNGDRARPPQHSSRLFGGPEGAERGGELRASGENDARKESPKKREALDNSERQGAGAKAVVDSPLADGGEGADVCCGCAKPMTKRRRASKAENNHAEGSLGADGFPATAAPGEECAVSPTGESAQAGASAGEGDVKRDVSLAALKARCRQMHMSCKGTKEDILQRLQAADAQAKQTAEPSRQGDAEKRASGHVEGESPQDAEGPCRGPAAGDRETKRNRAETREQRETGDGGKGQGPKEGMTRRRRKKAADAGANSGAQKGHATDGGEQQAGNVTHAGPKDRRRTRSSSAPQEEAKKTPVRKKEGGKDTDEEREDAAERGPAICGECGKRMNRRAKFCGRCGAPAGVAARETLRDFIEHHFLPIREQEVGEHTRRVERGFWKSILEVLGNVAVSELSGVHWERYLKILKKRNCSPRTQALHQVAYQAALRYGVHTGRLPRSHDFRRIRGCTKRTLQSEPLRAGEVPRLLDAAGSLMHRSMFAVGIGIGLRPSELLRLHWEDVDWRNNIASIRGSKTAASRAAVPLTDLARRELFKWWEKEGNPTTGLCFYAEGARRAALRLKQEENERSFKKALQAAAKRAGLEKTPDGDRRRIFPYLLRHSFATLAATSNPPVPLPVAQAVMRHTSSKMLLDTYAKAGTLVIKEGLKNFNV; from the exons ATGTCAGTTcagggcgagctgcgcatCGCATGCCTTCCatgtctcttctttttctctgctccAGCCTTCtttgcgccgcgtgcgcgcctgccttGCCTGATTCTCTCCGTCGTTTGCCTTCTTGTCTCTCCAGCGTCGGCTCATCCGTGCCGCGCCCTCCAGAAATGTAGTCTGCATGCTCCAaacgcctctctctgtgcgtcTCCGTTCTCTGTCTCTACTTCCTCGGCCTTtggcgctgcctcctctcttctttcgcgtcGCCTGGATTTTCCTACAGGTCACGTGAGCCCGCCatgtctctttctcgccgCGGACACTGGAGAGCAAAAATCCCGGCACGAGACATTTttggcgctgcatgcgcccgcgCATCCGCCTtctgccctctctctcgcgcgtgtcgcACGCACTCactctttctcctcgctagcgtcttcttcgcagctgcCCTATTCCACTCGGTTCAGAGAGGCAGTCCGCTCCAAACCATGTCTTCACACAGCTCTTGCTGAGGCTCACTTGCGCTTGGGGGCGTCAGCGGGGAAATCGGGATGCCCGtttctccagcgcctcaCCCCCCTCGGAAGGCGAGGATGGTTGTCTCCTCTGGGCTtcctttcttcgccgtcgcggccgccgtttGGCCTTCTAACTTTGCCTCATGCTTCCGCAGACAGGTCGCCGAGGAGAGGGACTCCTCTctcagcctctgcggcgtcgccgtcgtttcCTCGCGCATTGTTGGGCGAGTCGCTCACTCCGCTGCGTTCGCTCTGCAAGTCGATTCGCACCTCCCTGGCGATGCAGTGTGATGCCCGCGCGGATTTTCTcagcgtcgtcggcggccgcttTCCATCAGATCCAGACGGACGCGGATGTCTTTTAAATGGCGACCGCGCTCGCCCCCCGCAGCACAGCTCGCGGCTCTTTGGAGGGCCTGAGGGAGCCGAGCGAGGCGGTGAGCTGCGGGCAAGTGGAGAGAACGATGCGAGGAAGGAGTCGCCGaaaaagcgcgaggcgctggatAACTCAGAGCGtcagggcgccggcgcgaaggccgtcGTCGATTCCCCCCTCGCAGACGGAGGTGAAGGCGCTGACGTTTGTTGTGGCTGCGCAAAGCCGAtgacgaagcggaggagagcgagcaaAGCAGAAAATAACCATGCCGAGGGCAGTCTCGGCGCGGACGGGTTCcctgcgaccgcggcgccgggggagGAGTGCGCGGTATCTCCAACGGGGGAGAGTGCCCAGGCAGGGGCCTCTGCAGGAGAGGGCGACGTGAAGAGAGACGtcagcctcgcggcgctgaaggccAGATGCCGCCAGATGCACATGTCGTGCAAGGGAACGAAAGAAGACATTCTCCAGCGGCTCCAAGCCGCCGACGCCCaagcgaagcagacggcAGAACCCAGCAGAcagggagacgccgagaaaAGAGCGAGCGGACACGTCGAAGGAGAGTCGCCTCAGGACGCGGAGGGACCCTGTCGGGGTccagcggcgggcgaccgggagacgaagcgaaaccgcgcggagacgcgtgagcagagagagacaggcgatGGAGGTAAAGGACAGGGACCTAAAGAAGGAATgacgagaaggaggcggaagaaggctgcagacgcaggagcGAACTCAGGCGCCCAGAAGGGGCATGCAacggacggcggcgagcagcaagCAGGAAACGTGACACATGCAGGACCGAAAGACAGACGACGAACGCGGAGCTCTAGCGCGCctcaggaggaagcgaagaagacgccagTTAGGAAAAAAGAGGGAGGGAAAGATACGGATGAAgaacgcgaagacgcggcggagcgcgggCCTGCGATATGCGGTGAATGCGGCAAACGGATGAACAGAA GAGCAAAGTTCTGCGGGCGCTGTGGCGCGCCAGCTGGGGTAGCCGCTCgggagacgctgcgcgacTTCATCGAACACCACTTTCTCCCGATTCG agaaCAAGAAGTCGGCGAGCACactcgccgcgtcgagcgAGGATTCTGGAAGTCGATTCTCGAG GTGCTGGGCAACGTAGCCGTCTCAGAGCTCTCGGGCGTGCACTGGGAGCGCTACCTCAA AATCCTCAAGAAGCGGAACTGCTCGCCGAGGACGCAAGCGCTCCACCAGGTCGCCTACCAAGCTGCCCTTCGCTACGGTGTCCATAccgggcggctgccgcgctctcACGACTTCCGCAGAATTCGAGGCTGCACAAAGCGCACGCTGCAGTCTGAGCCTCTTCGAGCTGGGGAA gtGCCTCGGCTGCTGGACGCCGCGGGGAGCCTGATGCATCGGAGCATGTTTGCGGTCGGCATCGGGATCGGCCTCCGCCCCAgcgagctcctccgcctccactgGGAAGACGTCGACTGGCGCAACAACATTGCGTCTATTCGCGGCTCCAAgaccgcggcctcgcgcgccgcagtcccGCTTACCGACCTCGCCAGGCGAGAGCTCTTCAAATG GTGGGAGAAGGAAGGAAATCCGACGACCGGTCTGTGCTTTtacgcggagggcgcccggcgggcggcgctcaGGCTGAAGCAGGAGGAGAACGAGA GGAGCTTCAAGAAGGCGCTtcaggctgcggcgaagcg CGCGGGCCTCGAAAAGACTCCGGACGGCGATCGTCGGCGCATTTTTCCGTATCTGCTCAG GCACTCTTTTGCGACTCTGGCCGCCACTTCGAACCCCCCCGTCCCGCTGCCAGTCGCGCAG GCCGTCATGCGCCACACCTCCTCGAAGATGCTGCTTGACACCTACGCGAAAGCGGGAACGCTGGTGATCAAGGAAGGCCTCAAGAACTTCAACGTCTGA
- a CDS encoding ribosomal protein RPS21 (encoded by transcript BESB_002850) produces MQNDEGRIVDLYVPRKCSATGRLIPAKEHGAVQINVGQVDEQGRYTGEYHTFAISGAVRQRGESDACLNRLMHEKGLLTFAK; encoded by the exons ATGCAGAACGACGAAGGAAGAATCGTTGACTTGTACGTCCCTCGCAAGTGCTCCGCGACTGGGCGCCTGATCCCCGCCAAGGAGCACGGTGCTGTCCAGATCAATGTCGGTCAG gtCGATGAGCAGGGCCGCTACACCGGTGAGTATCACACCTTCGCGATCAGCGGCGCGGTGCGtcagagaggcgagagcgacgcgtgcCTCAACCGCCTGATGCACGAGAAAGGATTGCTGACTTTCGCCAAGTAA
- a CDS encoding hypothetical protein (encoded by transcript BESB_002860), whose product MEATSGPMSSSEDASSASSSGAAPPPLPPAYSVSSSAASSLSSALTSSRSSPASSSLRPASTAPLSHPSRPPAASSVAAPSSSSSAPAARPPRAAPPLNRRANSEGAGVPREKRPWCQLAESPAPSSVPASSQRSAAACAAASAGVSTRRLSASIHVAPEAPALTRHVHTHRRSDEGAPGQPEKRERMGLGGTPAEKSRANPRASDGLSAGTESLPQDAQPRLKAEGASERRTTPSAFFRHLGSATDSKQNGASAKEGDAPPGRERLAKGPVAAEASHGESPEDHVLKALKNKFGYTAFRAGQEQAVRAVLEGNDALVVMPTGGGKTLTYLLPGLLLPGLVIVVSPLLALMDDQVRRLRERGLPALAFNSLLSARLRATILEELPRHVFPSYAGDALPSEHAPPSSLGGGATAAAGTADAGVALVAVDEAHCISTWGHDFRKSYRNLSVLRTILPHTPLLACTATATPAVCADIQSSLELRNPVRVGLSFDRKNIFYEVRLKSHLDSNPGEEAWQGKGQEDPGGAAEDEEEWALADMASEVATRHKGECGIIYCFKKSTCDDVAVALRCKGISARAYHAGLSDSVRCDLQRSWMKGETLVLVATVAFGLGVDNPNVRFVIHHSLPKTMEGYYQESGRCGRDGLPAHALLYYSRRNYDSLRYIMDYTFSQVKLYSKGGKREDGGARAKRHEGGGQADAPAAAGGSGSAQEDAKARLESLERRYRKEIASLKAVRAYCEEAVCRRACILKFFGETLSLHAGAAWRRLPSSGAANADGQQGSRKRSRAAGERATSSDQPHAKREKNESSHTGDLETPRADTDMDSHEKGIAERGDASFPSHVGKRARCSASSEGGRDEALPCCDLCERREKADAGGACASWQTPTSFSASSRRLASLAARGRTRVTSRRPSWSFQGGGMAAAVDEDAGGALALGTLEFERNDSSDGDGSPTACGRSARASVRSVRPLARDSAASAMTRDRKSTAGATGGGGAARRGRVVYHTAAVRRARPLGAASKSERVSEAVRAKGLRAVMQELERQEELAEEAEAKAGKPSRSAFLRERLAADTRPAAAPLGAVPRGSLQHRAPSFVKASALSQSRSANVPAGGLAAPRLQSGLARPRGTVSFGAATASAVNSGVCPHDCSQRRESSTLSRLQTCCASLVPTRFRAPGRSKCHWLPTSLCKPQPPRPAWYGFPPFFFAGDSAPSGEDDAYLAVATPPQTGVASAQSSSPESDCAADASVSAVHRAPLGRLLGSQNSDDAFKPIRAGSSYTYARESETNAPYRVRTSLSTLVALAPPSIPPPFITPSMPAHSNRASPPPSGPAPDAAGALPRSDSSSSSPREPQHRHQSASGYPSQSSVSSPSDPRQPHQSWASGSALPGQQSGSLPHDCVGAGRKRGKLRAVVLILIGVCIGLAVWPMFVSFLTFRLLHSFHEGDSTDLDATDFDGGAEDDGARPPDGSFGSHMRNNTTDTSAGAPNAASDAAIVPRPPTFPPLSFNDLAGLTEAKTELQEVVQFLRDPSKFERLGARLPKGVLLVGPPGTGKTALARAVATEAGVPYFYASGSEFVEIYVGQGARRVRGLFSYARSHSPCIIFLDELDAVGGRRQASAGPGAGNREHDQTLNQLLVEMDGFNQTNRIIVLAATNRVDTLDPALLRPGRFDRVVYVSLPDVAARELILQKYLQRVPVVPPEETLDGQALKSSSGGLNQGDSKQKDGTGEVETTAATSSLPRPRPPVDQRNELEKPGADEPQQGNKNRAPPPQTSRDQAALRRERERVFHSERTAGPAKESGQWYEVPEKKQPILTQVHKDLAKHMAKITPGFSGAELENLVNEAALLAARANKEIVTLQELQEARDKVTMGPARKTRVMSPYQRQLTAYHEAGHAIIAFYLQPYADPIHKATIVSRGSALGFVEQVPLEDRYGHGMAQLEARLCVCMGGRVAERLVFGRDALSNGASSDIETATRMAYVMVTEWGMSEKLGPLSYKVHGRSRRAFISSETASVVEEEVKQLVTTAERKAEKLLRKHRKQLREVALQLLEKETLSGEEISDILDPSGSYRKKVEKLRIRMQQGEQPSFLQRLIVQLKRGFQWLILPRDQSEFAASVEADKRQEAQEEAEEGKSQSASAGKPKDEDDNEPDAGRPQAPAPPRKREESENKDAKQSEDRNAKYQSAGAPFAPADSAFMRSDAALKEGKPSAYKWHGAQMPAEKTLRRRI is encoded by the exons ATGGAGGCGACCAGCGGGCCTatgagcagcagcgaggacgcgtcctctgcttcttcgtctggcgccgctcctccgcctctcccccctgCATATTCTGTTTCATCTTCAGCTGCATCTTCTCTTTCCTCCGCCCTCACGTCTTCTCggtcgtcgcctgcctcgtcctccctGCGCCCTGCCTCCACTGCACCGCTGTCCCATCCCTCTCGACCCCCGGCAgcctcctctgtcgctgcgccatcttcttcttcatctgcacctgctgcgcggccgcctcgcgccgcgcctcctctcaaCAGGCGAGCGAACTCAGAAGGAGCAGGAGTCCCAAGGGAGAAGAGGCCTTGGTGTCAGCTGGCGGAGTCGCCCGCCCCGTCATCGGTTCCTGCTTCCTCTCAacgaagcgcagcggcgtgcgcggctgcgtctgcaggcgttTCCACCCGCCGACTTTCCGCTTCGATTCACGTCGCGCCTGAAGCCCCTGCGCTGACGCGGCATGTGCACACACATCGGCGTagcgacgagggcgccccTGGGCAGCCTGAGAAACGTGAAAGAATGGGGCTGGGCGGGACGCCAGCGGAGAAGTCGAGAGCGAACCCGAGGGCATCTGATGGCCTGTCTGCGGGAACGGAGAGTCTGCCACAGGATGCACAGCCGCGTTTGAAGGCGGAAGGGGCTTCAGAGCGCCGCACTACGCCGTCCGCCTTTTTCAGACACCTCGGCAGCGCCACGGACTCGAAGCAAAATGGAGCTtcggcgaaggagggagacgcgccccCGGGGCGAGAGCGGCTAGCCAAGGGCCctgtggcggcggaggcatcGCACGGAGAGAGTCCCGAGGATCACGTCTTGAAGGCACTGAAAAACAAATTTGGATACACGGCCTTTCGCGCAGGCCAGGAACAGGCAGTGCGAGCCGTTTTGGAAGGAAACGACGCGCTCGTTGTCATGCCCACAg GAGGCGGAAAAACTTTGACGTATCTTCTCCCCGGGTTGCTGCTCCCTGGGCTCGTGATCGTCGTCTCGCCGCTTCTGGCGCTGATGGACGACCAA GTTCGGcggctccgcgagcgcggtcTGCCTGCGTTGGCATTTaactctcttctctccgcacgcctgcgggcgacgaTTCTCGAGGAACTCCCGCGGCACGTCTTCCCCTCCTatgccggcgacgcgctgcccTCAGAgcatgcgcctccttc GagcctcggcggaggcgcgaccgcggccgcgggaacTGCGGACGCCGGCGTGGCGCTTGTCGCGGTCGACGAGGCGCACTGCATCTCTACGTGGGGTCACGATTTTCGCAAGAGCTACAG GAACCTCTCCGTCCTTCGCACAATCTTGCCGCATACGccccttctcgcctgcacagcgaccgcgacgcctgccgtctgcgccgaCATTCAGAGCAGTTTGGAGCTGCGAAATCCCGTCAGAGTCGGGCTTTCCTTTGACAG GAAGAATATCTTCTACGAAGTGCGCCTGAAAAGTCACCTGGACTCGAACcccggcgaggaggcctgGCAGGGGAAGGGACAAGAAGAccctggaggcgcggcggaagacgaagaggaatgGGCGCTGGCGGACATGGCCTCGGAGGTCGCCACGAGGCACAAAGGCGAGTGTGGAATAATCTACTGCTTCAAAAAATCCACGTGCGACGAC GTAGCCGTGGCGTTGCGTTGCAAAGGGatttctgcgcgcgcctaCCACGCCGGGCTCTCAGACTCGGTCCGCTGCGACTTGCAGCGGTCGTGGATGAAGGGCGAGACTCTGGTTCTCGTCGCAACCGTGGCCTTCGGCCTGGGAGTCGACAACCCCAACGTGCGGTTTGTGATTCACCACTCGCTCCCGAAGACCATGGAAG GGTACTACCAGGAGTCGGggcgctgcggacgcgaCGGCTTGCCGGCTCACGCGCTGCTGTACTACTCGCGCCGGAACTACGACAGTCTGCGCTACATCATGGACTACACTTTCTCGCAAGTGAAGCTCTACTCGAAGGGCGGCAAGCGGGAGGACGGCGgggcgcgagcgaagcgGCACGAAGGTGGAGGTCAGGCGGACGCcccagcggcagcgggtGGATCCGGGAGCGcgcaggaagacgcgaaggcccgcCTGGAGAGCCTCGAGAGACGCTACCGGAAAGAAATTGCTTCTCTGAAAGCAGTGCGCGCCTACTGCGAGGAAGCGGTGtgtcgccgcgcatgcattcTCAAGTTCTTCGGCGAGActctctcgctgcatgctggcgccgcgtggcggcgtctcccgAGTAGCGGCGCAGCGAATGCTGATGGTCAGCAGGGCAGCAGGAagcgcagcagagccgcagGGGAGCGTGCAACCAGTTCTGACCAGCCGCacgcgaaaagagagaaaaacgagagCTCGCACACAGGAGACCTAGAGACGCCGAGAGCAGATACAGACATGGATTCGCATGAAAAGGGCATCGCCGAGAGAGGTGACGCCAGTTTTCCTTCGCACGTTGGAAAGCGCGCCCGGTGTTCGGCGTCCTCTGAGGGGGGCAGAGACGAGGCTTTGCCGTGTTGCGACCTATGTGAGCGGCGGGAAAaggccgacgccggcggggcgTGTGCATCGTGGCAGACGCCGACAAGCTTCTCagcctcttcgcgccgcctcgcgtcgctggcggcccgcgggcgcacgcgcgtcACCTCTCGGCGGCCAAGCTGGAGTTTCCAGGGAGGCGGCATGGCGGCTGCCGTCGACGAGGACGCTGGCGGGGCGTTGGCACTGGGCACCTTGGAATTCGAGCGGAACGACTCctccgacggcgacggcagcccGACCGCCTGTggacgaagcgcgcgcgcgagcgtccGGTCGgtgcggcctctcgcgcgggactctgccgcctcagcgaTGACCCGCGACAGAAAAAGCAcagcgggcgcgacgggcggcggaggcgccgcgcggcgaggccgcgtggTCTACCACACAGCTGCagtgcggagggcgcggccgctggggGCGGCGTCCAAGAGCGAGCGGGTGTCTGAGGCCGTGCGGGCGaagggcctccgcgcggtGATGCAGGAGCTGGAGCGGCAAGAAGAgctggcggaggaagcagaggcgaaggcggggaaGCCCTCGCGAAGTGCGTTCCTTCGCGAGCGTTTAGCAGCCGACACGCGCCCGGCCGCCGCACCCCTTGGCGCCGTGCCGCGCGGCAGTCTGCAGCACCGGGCGCCCTCGTTTGTgaaggcctccgcgctgtcgcagagTCGGTCCGCAAACGTGCCGGCGGGGGgtctcgcagcgccgaggctgcAATCGGGCCTAGCCCGCCCGCGGGGAAC CGTCTCTTTTGGAGCAGCCACCGCCAGCGCGGTGAACTCCGGCGTTTGCCCACATGACtgctcgcagcggcgggagTCCTCCACactctcgcgcctccagacgtgctgcgcgagcctcgTCCCGACACGTTTCAGAGCACCCGGCCGAAGCAAGTGCCACTGGCTGCCAACCTCGCTCTGCAAGCCCCAGCCACCACGCCCCGCCTGGTACGGATTCCcccctttttttttcgctggTGATTCCGCGCCGTccggagaggacgacgcctACCTCGCTGTAgcgactccgccgcagactggcgtcgcctcggcgcagaGTTCTTCGCCCGAATCGGACTGTGCGGCAGACGCAAGCGTCAGCGCCGTCCACAGGGCCCCGCTAGGCAGATTGCTGGGCTCGCAAAACTCAGACGACGCCTTCAAACCAATCCGCGCAGGGTCTTCCTACACGTACGCGCGTGAATCCGAGACGAACGCGCCCTACCGCGTGAGAACTAGTCTCTCCACGCTAgtcgctctcgctccgcCCTCCATTCCTCCGCCCTTCATCACCCCCAGCATGCCGGCTCACTCCAACcgggcttcgccgccgccctcaggccccgcgcccgacgcggcgggcgcgctccCGAGGTCGgactcctcctcctcttctccgcgcgagcCTCAGCATCGCCACCAGTCTGCGTCAGGCTACCCGAGTCAGTCGTCAGTCTCCAGCCCTTCAGATCCACGTCAGCCTCACCAGAGCTGGGCGTCCGGCTCCGCCCTCCCCGGGCAGCAATCCGGCAGTCTGCCGCACGACTGCGTTGGGGCGgggagaaaacgaggcaaATTGCGGGCAGTCGTGCTGATTTTGATCGGCGTCTGCATCGGCTTGGCTGTCTGGCCTAtgttcgtctccttcctcacGTTCCGGCTCCTGCACTCGTTccacgaaggcgacagcaCGGACCTGGATGCCACCGACTTCGACGGTggggcggaggacgacggcgcccgACCGCCAGACGGCAGCTTCGGCAGCCACATGCGAAACAACA CGACCGACacctctgcgggcgcgcccaATGCGGCATCGGACGCCGCCATCGTTCCGAGGCCGCCCACTTTCCCGCCGCTCAGCTTCAACGACTTGGCAG GGTTaacggaggcgaagaccgAGCTTCAGGAAGTCGTGCAGTTCCTGCGCGATCCATCCAAGTTTGagcgtctcggcgcgcgcctgccgaagGGCGTGCTGCTCGTGGGGCCGCCGGGCACCGGAAAAACTGCCCTGGCTAGAGCTGTCGCCACTG aggcTGGCGTGCCGTACTTCTACGCGTCGGGTTCGGAGTTTGTGGAGATCTACGTGGGacagggcgcgcggcgcgtccgcggcctcttctcgtACGCGCGGAGTCACTCGCCGTGCATTATTTTCCTCGACGAGCTTGACGCCgttggcgggcgccggcaggcctCTGCAGGCCCCGGTGCCGGCAACCGCGAGCACGACCAGACGCTGAATCAGCTGCTGGTGGAAATGGACGGCTTCAACCAGACGAACCGCATCATCGTCCTCGCGGCCACGAACCGCGTCGACACGCTCGACCCCGCTCTCCTCAGGCCAG GGCGCTTCGACCGCGTCGTATATGTATCCCTGCCGGACgttgcggcgcgcgagctgaTTTTGCAGAAGTACCTTCAGCGGGTGCCTGTGGTGCCtcccgaggagacgctggaCGGCCAGGCGCTCAAGAGCTCCTCGGGGGGCTTGAATCAGGGCGACTCGAAGCAGAAAGACGGAACGGGAGAGGTGGAAACGACTGCCGCCACCTCGTCTttgccgcgtccgcgcccgcccgtcGACCAGCGGAACGAGCTGGAGAAAccgggcgccgacgagccGCAGCAAGGAAACAAAAAccgcgcaccgccgccgcaaACCAGCCGCGACCAGGCTGCActcagaagagaaagagagcggGTGTTTCATTCAGAACGGACGGCAGGCCCTGCGAAGGAGTCTGGGCAGTGGTACGAAGTACCAGAAAAGAAGCAACCCATTCTCACGCAGGTTCACAAAGACCTGGCCAAACACATGGCAAAAATCACGCCTGGATTCTCAGGAGCTGAACTGGAAAACCTCGTCAACGAGGCTGCTCTCCTTGCCGCGCGAGCAA ACAAGGAGATCGTCACTCTGCAAgagctgcaggaggcgagagacaaAGTGACGATGGGGcctgcgcggaagacgcgcgtgATGTCGCCGTATCAGAGGCAGTTGACAGCCTACCACGAAGCCGGTCACGCCATCATCGCCTTCTACCTCCAGCCCTACGCGGACCCGATTCACAAGGCGACCATCGTCTCGAGGGGCTCCGCTCTGGGGTTCGTGGAGCAG GTTCCGCTAGAAGATCGCTACGGCCACGGGAtggcgcagctggaggcgcgaCTGTGTGTCTGCATGGGCGGTCGCGTGGCGGAGCGTCTGGTTTTTGGGCGAGACGCACTGAGCAAcggcgcgagcagcgacATCGAAACGGCGACCCGTATGGCGTATGTGATGGTGACGGAGTGGGGCATGAGTGAGAAGCTCGGGCCTCTCAGCTACAAGGTCCATGGCCGCAGTCGGCGCGCCTTCATCAGCAGCGAAACTGCCAGCGTCGTAGAGGAGGAG GTTAAGCAGCTGGTCACGACCGCTGAGCGTAAGGCGGAGAAGTTGCTCCGCAAGCACcgcaagcagctgcgcgaagTCGCATTGCAGCTCCtagagaaggagacgctcTCTGGAGAGGAGATTTCGGATATCCTCGATCCGTCGGGATCGTATCGCAAGAAGGTCGAGAAGCTGCGCatccgcatgcagcagggGGAGCAGCCGAGCTTTTTGCAGCGCCTCATCGTCCAGCTCAAGCGGGGCTTCCAGTGGCTGATTTTGCCTCGCGATCAGTCTGAGTTTGCCGCGAGTGTCGAGGCAGACAAGCGCCAGGAGGCgcaagaagaggcggaagaaggaaagagcCAGAGTGCGTCGGCAGGGAAGCCGAAGGATGAAGACGACAACGAGCCCGACGCCGGTcgaccgcaggcgcctgcaccgccgcggaagagggAGGAATCCGAAAACAAGGATGCGAAGCAAAGCGAGGACCGAAACGCCAAATATCAGTCGGCGGGCGCACCATTTGCACCTGCCGATTCTGCATTCATGAGGAGCGACGCAGCTCTCAAGGAGGGGAAGCCTTCAGCCTACAAATGGCATGGAGCCCAAATGCCCGCGGAAAAaacgctccgccgccgcatctGA
- a CDS encoding SAG-related sequence (encoded by transcript BESB_002870) codes for MKVCHGIVVSLVASATLTLSTGYTATVTDLPVLSQAAAATAVVSKDQTCSSLENRVTLTIEADRTDATFKCGDSFPALKPKDCGKHDDCVKSKQKVTDDQEKKKICKDEYCIHVVQLREVFPRATRTDKPDTHTHTLSIPIDKRAPTIVWYHCEDTDKQQSCKVQIRVKAPASAPPPPPSNNANTCEKDGHVSKLTALHEYPIKFICGPGRVLQPLQTTHV; via the coding sequence ATGAAGGTCTGCCATGGTATTGTCGTGTCGTTGGTAGCTTCTGCTACTCTAACTTTGTCGACAGGCTATACCGCTACCGTGACGGATTTACCAGTGCTGTCacaggcggctgccgcaaCGGCCGTTGTGTCCAAGGATCAAACGTGTTCCAGTTTGGAAAACAGAGTCACTCTGACGATAGAGGCTGACCGAACAGATGCAACTTTCAAATGCGGTGATTCATTTCCTGCATTAAAGCCGAAAGACTGCGGCAAGCATGATGACTGCGTGAAGTCGAAGCAGAAAGTCACGGATGAccaagagaagaaaaagattTGCAAAGATGAGTACTGCATCCACGTGGTGCAGTTAAGAGAAGTCTTCCCACGGGCAACCCGAACCGATAAGCCAGATACACACACCCATACACTGAGTATTCCAATAGACAAAAGGGCACCCACCATCGTGTGGTATCATTGTGAAGACACGGACAAACAGCAGTCGTGTAAAGTACAAATTCGTGTCAAAGCGCCTGcttccgctcctccgcctcccccttCAAACAATGCGAACACATGCGAGAAAGACGGGCACGTTTCGAAGCTGACCGCTTTACACGAGTATCCTATCAAATTCATTTGCGGTCCGGGACGAGTCCTTCAACCACTCCAAACAACACACGTTTAA